From Nicotiana tabacum cultivar K326 chromosome 15, ASM71507v2, whole genome shotgun sequence, the proteins below share one genomic window:
- the LOC142169707 gene encoding uncharacterized protein LOC142169707, producing MLMYSTIFKVNKNSEKTIADMIVAWFTGQLKGWWDNYLRPEQHANIMSTVKVEGGQNVKNIVYSLVLNIIEYFSGRWVMELPECNSTHWKSKFIDGLPTLFAKRVRKTLSGTAMSIDYNSYSYGKLISVCTQESLALCNEIKLSQEIKKHRLNERQQLGEFCEQFAIEIPKNKKVCHRQNKEPYRYKKKNRGSSNKVFERKDKRRKAYWHRKDFIKSNTPNACYKCGRIGHYARDCKFKDKIKNLDLDDSIKDSLN from the exons atgcttatgtacagCACTATCTTTAAGGTTAATAAGAATTCGGAGAAGACCATTGCTGATATGATAGTAGCATGGTTTACTGGCCAATTAAaaggctggtgggataattatttaagACCGGAACAACACGCAAATATTATGAGCACCGTAAAAGTAGAAGGTGGtcagaatgttaaaaacattgTCTATTCTTTAGTTCTTAATATTATAGAATATTTCTCTGGAAGATG GGTAATGGAATTACCAGAGTGTAATAGCACTCACTGGAAGTCCAAATTTATTGATGGACTCCCAACACTCTTTGCTAAAAGGGTTAGAAAAACTCTTAGTGGAACAGCAATGAGTATAGATTATAATAGTTATTCCTATGGAAAGCTTATTAGTGTATGTACACAAGAAAGCTTAGCTCTATGCAATGAAATTAAGTTAAGCCAGGAAATTAAGAAGCATCGTCTTAATGAAAGACAACAGTTAGGAGAATTCTGTGAACAATTTGCCATAGAAATTCCAAAGAATAAAAAGGTGTGTCATAGACAAAATAAAGAACCTTATAGGTATAAAAAGAAGAATAGAGGATCTTCTAATAAAGTATTTGAGCGAAAAGATAAGAGAAGAAAGGCTTATTGGCATAGAAAGGATTTTATAAAATCCAATACGCCTAATGCATGTTACAAATGTGGCAGGATAGGTCATTATGCTAGAGATTGCAAATTCAAGGATAAGATTAAGAACCTTGACCTAGATGATAGTATTAAGGACTCTTTAAACTAG